From the genome of Ziziphus jujuba cultivar Dongzao chromosome 6, ASM3175591v1, one region includes:
- the LOC132803953 gene encoding ubiquitin carboxyl-terminal hydrolase 3-like isoform X1, with amino-acid sequence MAALDESASAKRWLPLEANPDVMNQFLWGLGLKEDVAECYDVYGLDEELLEMVPKPVLAVLFLYPVTAQSEEERMLQANEKQEPHGRVYFMKQTVDNACGTIGLLHAIGNITSEIKLGFLLQSISELLFGTTHSYIMLGIDGSFLDRFFKSTASMNPLERAAFLEGDREMEVAHSVAAIGGDTEASHNVDDHFICFACVDGVLYELDGDKTGPISHGASSPDSLLQDAAKVIKGIIQKNPDSLNFNVIAISKKA; translated from the exons TTTCTCTGGGGCCTTGGTCTTAAAGAAGATGTAGCAGAGTGCTATGATGTTTATGGCTTGGATGAAGAACTTTTAGAAATGGTCCCAAAGCCTGTACTTGCTGTGCTATTTCTTTATCCCGTAACTGCACAG AGCGAAGAAGAGAGAATGCTGCAGGCAAATGAAAAACAG GAACCTCATGGGAGAGTTTATTTTATGAAACAAACTGTGGACAATGCTTGTGGAACAATAGGTCTTCTGCATGCCATTGGAAATATTACTTCAGAGATCAAGCTTG GCTTTCTACTCCAGAGCATATCGGAACTTTTGTTTGGCACAACTCACAGTTACATCATGCTAGGAA TTGATGGATCCTTCTTGGATAGGTTTTTCAAATCTACTGCAAGCATGAACCCATTGGAG CGTGCAGCATTTCTTGAGGGCGACAGAGAAATGGAAGTTGCTCATTCAGTAGCTGCTATTGGTGGTGATACAGAG GCTTCACACAACGTGGACGACCATTTTATCTGCTTTGCATGTGTGGATG GGGTACTTTATGAGCTTGACGGTGATAAGACGGGACCAATTTCTCATGGTGCTTCTTCACCAGACAGTCTATTACAG GATGCTGCTAAAGTCATAAAGGGCATTATCCAGAAAAACCCCGACTCGCTCAACTTCAATGTGATTGCCATTTCAAAGAAAGCTTGA